Proteins encoded by one window of Cellvibrio sp. KY-GH-1:
- a CDS encoding type III pantothenate kinase yields the protein MILEFDLGNSRCKWRLRTDHEVVARGHLLTATHFNELDIPLDLHRLSIKRVLCVSVVSEAKEREMVAWCESFLGITPEFARVAPAFGKVVNGYVEPSTLGADRWVGIVCAHNRFHNSLILVSFGTAITVDLILRGGRHLGGFIAPGINLMLSSLVNGTCRVAIDEFFSVASLQPGIATSGAVHSAVTAMLMGLVGNGITQLQKMEPESKMDIVFTGGDAGKFLSLYPEAQFLPDLTLDGLSYVFNNSKNTEQ from the coding sequence GTGATTTTGGAGTTTGATCTAGGTAACTCTCGCTGTAAATGGCGATTGCGTACCGACCACGAAGTAGTGGCTCGCGGCCATTTGTTAACAGCGACGCATTTTAATGAGCTTGATATTCCCTTGGATCTGCATCGGTTAAGTATCAAAAGGGTGCTCTGCGTTAGTGTTGTCAGCGAGGCTAAGGAACGAGAAATGGTAGCGTGGTGCGAGTCTTTTTTGGGCATTACTCCTGAGTTCGCTCGCGTAGCGCCTGCATTTGGTAAAGTGGTCAATGGGTATGTAGAACCTTCTACGTTGGGGGCTGATCGCTGGGTGGGGATTGTCTGTGCCCATAATCGTTTTCATAATTCGCTAATACTTGTCTCGTTCGGGACCGCAATAACAGTGGATCTGATTTTGAGAGGTGGTCGACACCTAGGTGGCTTCATAGCTCCAGGAATTAACCTTATGCTAAGTTCTTTGGTGAACGGAACCTGTCGGGTTGCGATCGATGAATTTTTTAGCGTAGCGAGCCTACAGCCCGGCATCGCAACCAGTGGGGCAGTTCACTCTGCCGTTACTGCAATGTTAATGGGGTTAGTCGGCAATGGGATAACTCAACTTCAAAAAATGGAGCCTGAGTCGAAGATGGATATTGTTTTCACGGGAGGTGACGCAGGGAAATTCCTGTCGTTGTACCCGGAAGCTCAGTTTTTACCAGATTTGACTTTGGATGGGCTTAGTTATGTTTTCAACAATTCCAAAAATACGGAGCAATAA
- the alr gene encoding alanine racemase, producing the protein MLTIDLSAIQANWLYISSVSQGTAAAVIKANAYGLGASRVGPALYSAGCRDFFVATLEEGLSARGFLPSDSLIYVLGGPRICETQEFIGAKLIPVLCSLSQIKDWAQQNQKQNCTFPSAVKLNTGMTRLGLDRYEFNFLCEDADLIKAINPVLLMSHLACADDPSHRLNSVQQQRFAQSAALIAKIIPSIRRSLANSSGIFLGSKWHFDLVRPGAAIYGINPQPKQVNPMMPVVRLSLPIIQVRTLDDDVTLGYGADASLPKGKRVAVVAGGYADGLHRTLGKQPEGDLCGYRVRTIGRISMDVTLFDISDVYLPSDQLLGQSIEVISENFTLEYLSNKSQLLGYEVLTSLGGRYKRQYLSEANHD; encoded by the coding sequence GTGTTAACAATTGATCTTTCCGCTATTCAAGCTAACTGGCTCTACATTTCATCTGTTTCACAAGGGACAGCCGCAGCTGTGATAAAAGCAAATGCATACGGGTTAGGTGCCTCACGGGTTGGCCCCGCACTTTATTCCGCAGGTTGTAGAGATTTTTTTGTGGCCACTCTTGAAGAGGGGCTTTCCGCCAGAGGCTTTCTTCCTTCCGATAGTCTTATCTATGTGTTGGGTGGTCCTCGTATCTGCGAGACACAAGAATTTATCGGCGCTAAATTAATTCCTGTTCTCTGCTCGTTGTCGCAAATCAAAGATTGGGCGCAACAAAACCAAAAACAAAATTGCACATTCCCTTCTGCAGTAAAACTCAACACAGGGATGACCCGTCTTGGCTTGGATCGTTATGAGTTTAACTTTCTCTGTGAAGACGCTGATTTGATAAAAGCGATTAATCCCGTTTTACTAATGAGTCACCTTGCCTGTGCTGATGACCCCTCGCACCGATTAAACTCAGTACAACAACAGCGGTTCGCGCAAAGTGCTGCACTTATTGCAAAGATTATCCCTTCGATTCGACGAAGTCTCGCCAATTCATCGGGAATTTTTTTAGGTAGTAAATGGCATTTTGATCTGGTTAGACCTGGTGCAGCTATTTACGGAATAAATCCACAGCCCAAACAAGTTAATCCCATGATGCCGGTTGTGCGTTTGTCCTTACCGATTATTCAGGTCCGAACTTTGGACGACGATGTTACTCTTGGGTATGGGGCTGATGCCTCTCTACCAAAAGGTAAGCGAGTAGCTGTGGTTGCTGGGGGCTACGCTGATGGATTGCATAGAACGCTTGGGAAGCAGCCTGAAGGTGATTTGTGCGGATATAGAGTTCGCACAATTGGGCGTATATCTATGGATGTAACGCTCTTCGATATCTCTGACGTGTACTTGCCTAGCGACCAATTATTGGGTCAATCAATAGAAGTCATAAGTGAAAACTTCACGCTTGAATATCTGAGCAATAAAAGTCAATTGTTAGGCTACGAGGTGCTGACATCACTCGGTGGGCGCTATAAGAGGCAGTATTTATCCGAGGCGAATCATGATTGA
- the birA gene encoding bifunctional biotin--[acetyl-CoA-carboxylase] ligase/biotin operon repressor BirA, which produces MIDSHKSELGALWNIVTLLADGEFHSGEDLGGILGVSRAAVWKHLQKLEGFGVGLSSVKGRGYRIQGGLDLLDAEKIKANLTSKEDLDLRVFAQLDSTNSFLMREQNPSRKICLAEFQSAGRGRRGRVWVSPLAQNIYCSIGWEFDGGVAALEGLSLAIGVAVVRTLQIAGVNDVTLKWPNDVLHQNKKLAGILIEVMGDPVGCCQVVVGVGLNVAMQHNQINDIDQPWTALNSLLAKEAKSTMERNYLAAAMIDNLIAILTDYHQTGFARYHSEWMQKAAYLGDRVVLRNGQQTVTGRFSGVSSTGALCLETDLGEQTFHGGELSLRSLS; this is translated from the coding sequence ATGATTGATTCACATAAGTCTGAGCTCGGAGCACTTTGGAATATCGTGACTTTGCTGGCTGATGGTGAGTTTCATTCAGGCGAGGATTTGGGTGGTATCTTAGGAGTAAGTCGTGCAGCAGTATGGAAGCATCTACAAAAACTAGAGGGGTTTGGCGTCGGCTTATCTTCAGTAAAAGGTAGAGGCTATCGTATTCAGGGGGGGCTAGATCTCCTAGATGCGGAAAAAATTAAAGCAAATTTAACCTCTAAAGAAGATCTGGATTTAAGAGTCTTTGCTCAATTGGATTCAACAAATTCTTTTCTGATGCGTGAGCAAAATCCTTCCAGAAAAATTTGTTTAGCTGAGTTTCAGTCTGCAGGGAGGGGGCGCAGAGGTCGCGTTTGGGTCAGCCCACTGGCGCAAAATATATATTGCTCAATTGGGTGGGAATTTGATGGCGGAGTAGCAGCACTGGAAGGGCTTAGCTTGGCAATAGGCGTAGCAGTTGTACGCACTTTACAAATAGCAGGCGTAAATGACGTAACACTGAAGTGGCCGAATGATGTTTTACATCAAAATAAAAAGCTCGCCGGTATTTTGATTGAGGTTATGGGTGATCCTGTCGGTTGTTGCCAGGTTGTTGTAGGAGTTGGGCTGAACGTTGCCATGCAACACAACCAAATAAATGACATTGACCAGCCATGGACGGCATTGAACTCTCTTCTAGCGAAGGAGGCAAAGTCGACCATGGAGCGAAATTATTTGGCGGCTGCAATGATCGACAATTTGATTGCGATATTAACGGATTATCATCAGACGGGTTTTGCGCGCTACCACTCTGAGTGGATGCAGAAAGCTGCGTATTTGGGGGATCGTGTTGTCTTGCGCAACGGACAGCAAACGGTGACGGGTAGGTTTTCTGGTGTTTCATCAACAGGGGCGTTGTGCCTTGAAACCGATCTCGGAGAGCAGACTTTTCATGGCGGTGAACTTTCTTTGAGGTCGTTATCGTGA